The Caulifigura coniformis genome includes a region encoding these proteins:
- a CDS encoding mercuric transporter MerT family protein, with the protein MRPFLGNIQESRLTALTLHSSARSIIRERNPMGNSIQGLDAMPVEATTQTRLVCPSCGTKGRRVGLATLRALLKEEFVREFSGGEQASCDAKSNGDPGCSPLGGDTGWRFCDSLECDVVYFSETSDRTFLKCHLHVPVGVKEKAGDRPLCYCFGHSIASIKDEFRTKGHSDALQHIRAKMKDPGCRCVTENPSGSCCLGSVTKGVEIARKELTMSDSEIGPAATPVRPPSNRGELIAKIGTVFSAIMASACCWLPLALLAVGISGAGIAATLETYRPLFMVVTFGFLVAAFYFTYRPKKASSEPGHDCCPPAQSAEKDAQGNCCAPAQKSRFSMMATNKVMLWGVTILAVAFLLFPQYVGFLLVSRDAASETVAESPLVTNTTIAIEGMTCEGCAVALQNRIKDVPGVLDARVDYANKQAIVSTESCCPFPKDDILKAIEESGFVGRIP; encoded by the coding sequence TTGCGACCATTTCTCGGGAATATTCAAGAGTCCCGTTTAACGGCCTTGACCTTGCACTCAAGTGCAAGGTCGATAATACGGGAAAGGAATCCGATGGGCAATTCAATTCAGGGATTAGACGCCATGCCAGTTGAAGCGACAACTCAAACAAGGTTGGTTTGCCCCTCGTGCGGAACCAAGGGAAGGCGTGTCGGTCTGGCCACGTTGCGGGCCTTGCTGAAGGAAGAGTTTGTCCGCGAGTTCAGTGGCGGCGAGCAGGCATCCTGCGATGCAAAGAGCAACGGTGATCCTGGATGCTCGCCGCTTGGAGGTGACACGGGCTGGCGATTCTGCGACTCCCTGGAGTGCGATGTCGTCTACTTTTCCGAGACCAGCGACCGCACTTTCCTGAAGTGTCACTTGCATGTACCTGTCGGCGTCAAGGAGAAGGCTGGGGACCGGCCGCTTTGCTACTGCTTCGGCCACTCGATCGCCAGCATCAAGGATGAGTTCCGCACGAAAGGCCACAGTGACGCTTTGCAGCACATTCGGGCGAAGATGAAAGACCCTGGTTGCCGTTGCGTGACGGAGAACCCGTCGGGCTCGTGCTGCCTTGGCAGCGTGACGAAAGGAGTCGAGATCGCCCGGAAGGAGCTGACCATGAGCGACTCAGAAATCGGACCGGCTGCCACGCCTGTCAGGCCGCCATCGAATCGAGGCGAACTGATTGCCAAGATCGGCACGGTCTTCTCAGCCATCATGGCCTCGGCCTGCTGTTGGCTACCCTTGGCGTTGTTGGCGGTCGGAATCTCCGGGGCCGGGATCGCCGCGACATTGGAGACGTATCGGCCGCTGTTCATGGTCGTGACGTTCGGCTTCCTGGTCGCGGCGTTCTACTTCACCTATCGGCCGAAGAAGGCGTCTTCCGAGCCGGGACACGATTGTTGTCCCCCGGCGCAATCCGCCGAGAAGGACGCTCAAGGCAATTGCTGCGCCCCTGCTCAGAAGAGCCGATTCAGCATGATGGCCACGAACAAGGTCATGCTTTGGGGCGTGACCATTCTGGCCGTCGCCTTCCTGCTCTTTCCACAGTATGTTGGGTTTCTGCTTGTCAGTCGCGACGCTGCCAGCGAAACCGTGGCGGAAAGCCCGCTCGTTACTAACACGACCATCGCCATCGAGGGCATGACCTGCGAAGGATGCGCCGTCGCATTGCAGAACCGGATCAAGGACGTGCCGGGCGTGCTGGACGCCAGGGTGGACTATGCCAACAAACAGGCCATCGTCTCCACCGAATCCTGCTGCCCATTCCCGAAGGACGACATCCTCAAGGCCATCGAGGAGTCGGGCTTCGTGGGCCGTATTCCGTGA
- a CDS encoding heavy metal-responsive transcriptional regulator, whose product MSKQYTISQLAQAADIPTTTVRYYERVGLVEPEDRTVGNYRLYSEESLRKLKFIRAAQAIGFTLDDVKALLSTPNNTAASCREVQSRIENRLAEVDQRLKDLRHVQRVLKASLEKCKDTEQADCCHVIETLRETSGAR is encoded by the coding sequence ATGAGCAAGCAATACACCATCAGCCAACTGGCACAAGCAGCCGACATTCCCACCACGACGGTTCGTTACTACGAGCGGGTCGGATTGGTCGAACCGGAAGACCGTACCGTGGGCAACTATCGGCTCTACAGCGAGGAGTCACTCCGCAAGCTGAAGTTCATCCGGGCAGCGCAGGCCATCGGTTTCACGCTGGATGACGTGAAGGCGCTTCTTTCAACGCCGAATAACACGGCTGCATCTTGTCGAGAAGTGCAGTCTCGCATCGAAAATCGGCTGGCTGAAGTGGATCAACGGCTAAAGGACTTGCGTCATGTTCAGCGAGTGCTGAAGGCGTCGCTGGAGAAATGCAAGGATACGGAGCAAGCCGACTGCTGCCACGTCATCGAGACGTTGCGAGAAACGTCGGGGGCCAGATGA
- a CDS encoding ankyrin repeat domain-containing protein, which translates to MDDKFIPAQAAIISNDSEELERLVRTDPSLATDRSLSKCDHPTLLCCLVLEMPPRRSLAHLIRLFAQFGAELGGPLGAAACIDNVVGVETLLDLGAPIAGDGTWSPLEEALYWGHSATVELLLKRGAPVDNLRKYAALGDHKGVKRCFAANGQLNQEAGEVGWPFGPTIPEEIRRDHRQIVNNALVFAAAWGQHETAGELLTRGAEINAIPSGFDFAGTPLHYAALNNRREMADWLLSRGADPTIRDTKVENTPDGWAEYARHLELAGHLRSIREQRGG; encoded by the coding sequence ATGGACGATAAATTCATTCCCGCTCAGGCCGCCATCATCTCGAATGACTCCGAAGAGCTTGAACGCCTCGTGCGCACAGACCCATCGCTGGCGACGGATCGGTCCCTCTCGAAGTGCGATCATCCAACATTGCTTTGCTGTCTCGTTCTAGAGATGCCGCCGAGGCGATCACTCGCGCATTTGATTCGCCTCTTTGCACAGTTTGGCGCTGAGCTGGGTGGGCCACTAGGCGCTGCCGCCTGCATCGACAATGTCGTGGGTGTGGAGACACTCCTGGATCTTGGTGCGCCGATTGCGGGGGACGGTACGTGGTCCCCCTTGGAAGAGGCGCTCTATTGGGGGCACTCAGCCACGGTCGAATTGTTGCTAAAGCGCGGCGCTCCGGTCGACAACCTTCGAAAGTACGCAGCGCTCGGCGACCATAAGGGCGTGAAACGCTGCTTCGCCGCCAATGGCCAGTTGAATCAGGAAGCTGGCGAAGTTGGGTGGCCGTTTGGCCCGACGATTCCCGAAGAAATTCGACGCGATCATCGGCAGATCGTCAACAACGCGCTCGTCTTCGCAGCAGCCTGGGGGCAACACGAGACAGCGGGCGAACTGCTGACACGTGGCGCGGAAATCAATGCCATCCCGTCCGGGTTCGACTTTGCTGGAACGCCTCTGCACTATGCGGCCTTGAATAATCGTCGTGAAATGGCGGACTGGCTGCTCAGCCGTGGAGCCGATCCGACTATACGGGACACGAAGGTCGAGAACACGCCCGACGGATGGGCAGAATATGCCCGGCACCTGGAGCTCGCCGGCCATCTGCGGAGCATTCGCGAACAACGCGGCGGTTGA